From the genome of Nitrosomonas sp. Is79A3:
ATCTGATCCACCCGGGAGGAAGTTGTTTGAATTTTTTTCGCAAACAATTATTTGCTCTCTTGAACATTTTCCTACACTGCTCAAAGAAATCCAGAAAGTTACGAAATTAGGAGCAAATTCTTATGTCAGCCAAAAAAATATTAGGGTTCTCTAATTGGTCGCTACGCACGAACGCCAGCATTTGCGCTATATATGCCCCCTCTCGATTCCCATGCCAATTAAATCGTGCATTGGATTTCAGTTTATTATTCGGGAGTAATTTTTTGAAAAATGATAGAACATACTGATAGCAGCAACAGTGTTAATTAAGTATTTCTTGGGTCACGCAAGTTGACATGCTGCCGCAAATAATCGAGGTTTTAAAGAAAACTGCCAATCGCATTGAGTAATGCTCATTTACGCATCCACCACAATATCAGCGACAGCACGACAGAGATCAGCAAACCGGTCATCAGTGGAAAATGAAAGCTGAAATTTTCGCGTTCGATATGGATATCACCGGGCAAGCGGCCTAGGGGCAATTGCGACAACCAGGGCCACAGCAGGCCCAGCACGAGCAGTAAAATTCCTAGTGTAATCAGTAACTGTTGCATCGCGTTTTATCCGGTCAACATAATAATTACATAATCGGATCTAATTCTGTTTTGGAAATATCAGTTTGTCTGTTTCAAAACCCAGCTCTGCGGCTCTCTGCACAAACTGGTCAAGCAATGCATCGCTGACCGTTGGGGTTCTTGCCAGCAGCCACAAGTACGATTTGTCGTAGCTGGTCACGAAGGTGTATTGGTAGGCTTCCTTGTCCAATTCGAACACAACATACGCGCCATAAAACGGGCCGAAGAAAGAAACTTTCAGATAGCCTTGCTGCGGGTTTCTGACAAAATAAGCTTTGCCTTCGGCTTCTTTCCACTTGTTTTCCGTCGCCGAGAAGCCTTTGTTGATGACTTTGACACCGCCATCGTCGCGTAGAAAGTATTCCGCCGTCACGTTGTCGAGCCCGCGTTCAAACGAATGATCGAGCCGGGCGATTTCATACCATTTTCCCAGATACTTGTTGAGCTCAAACCCATCAACCGGTTTGACATTCTGCGGAATCGATAAGCACCCGCTGAGCAGAATGCTGAAAGAGATAATGGATAGCAAACGCATTTCTATGTACTCATAAAGTTGTTAATGCCGGGTAGTCAGTATATCCTTCTGCGCCCCAGGTATAAAACGTAGCCGGATTGGGTTGATTGAGCGCTACGCCCATTTTGATCCGCACCGGCAAATCGGGGTTTGCCAAAAAGCTGGTACCAAAAGCCACCGCATCAATTTTTCCTGCGGCGACATCCTTGCCTGCTTCCTCGCCGGTGTAACCCATATTGCCGATCAGCACACCTTTATAATGCTGGCGAATCGGCGTCATCACATCGCCGCTTTGTTGCTGGTAAATATCGCCACGTATCACGTGCAGATAAGCAAGATCATAATCGTTGAGCCGGGTGGCAAGCCAAGCGGACAATCCGGCCGGATCGCTATCGATCATACTGTTGTAACTGCTCAGCGGTGAAATGCGTAAGCCAACGCGGTCGCTGCCCAATACGGAGCTGACCGCTTCGAGTACTTGCAGTGTCAAGCGCGCACGATTCTCGAGCGAGCCGCCGTAAGGACCGGTGCGTTTGTTCGCGCCATCGCGCAGAAACTCATCCAACAGATAACCGTTCGCGCCGTGGATCTCAATACCATCAAAGCCTGCACTTTTGGCGTTTTGCGCGGCTCTTTTAAATCCGCCCACAACGCCGGATAACTCATCGTCCCGCAGCTCACGCGGCACGACGTAAGGTTTCTTTCCTTCCGGCGTGCGCACTTCATCGGCAATCGCAATGGCACTGGGCGCGACCGGCTGCGCGCCGCGATTAAGCAACGGATGACAAGCTCTGCCGCCATGCCAAATTTGTAAGAAGTTCTGCCACCGGCGGCATGTACTGCCTTAGTGACTAACTGCCAGCCGCTAATCTGCTCCGCCGAGTAAATGCCCGGCTCCTTCCAGAAAG
Proteins encoded in this window:
- a CDS encoding DUF2905 domain-containing protein, with amino-acid sequence MQQLLITLGILLLVLGLLWPWLSQLPLGRLPGDIHIERENFSFHFPLMTGLLISVVLSLILWWMRK
- a CDS encoding lipocalin family protein, with the translated sequence MRLLSIISFSILLSGCLSIPQNVKPVDGFELNKYLGKWYEIARLDHSFERGLDNVTAEYFLRDDGGVKVINKGFSATENKWKEAEGKAYFVRNPQQGYLKVSFFGPFYGAYVVFELDKEAYQYTFVTSYDKSYLWLLARTPTVSDALLDQFVQRAAELGFETDKLIFPKQN